The Mesorhizobium sp. AR02 genomic interval GGTCTCCGACATTCCGGCTGGACACCGACAGCTCACCGAGATCGTCAAGGCGACCTCGCAACCGTGCAAGGTTTTGGTGCTTGACGAGCCAACCACAGCACTGTCGCAGAACGAGGTCGAGCGGCTGTTCGACTATGTGCGCCAGCTTCGCGGCCAGGGCGTCGCCATCGTCTATGTCTCGCACCGTATGGACGAGATCTTCCGCATCGCCGACCGCGCTACCATCTTGCGCGACGGCAAGCACATCATCACCGCGCCGATGTCAGATTTCACGCTGGAATCGATGATCGCCCATATCATCGGCCGACGCTCTCGCGGCTTCTCCGACGTGGTGCGCGAGACGGCGACGATCGGCGAAGTGCTGCTCGAAACACGCGGCCTTTCGGGCTCCGGCAAGCCTATCGGTATCGATCTGACGCTTCGCCGCGGTGAAGTAGTCGGCGTCGCTGGCCTGCTGGGCAGTGGCCGCTCGTCGTTGGCGCGCGTGCTGGCCGGGGTCCAGCCGATGACTAGTGGCGAGATCCGGATCAAAGGCAAGGTGGTTTCGATCGCCAGGCCGCGAGATGCCATCGACGCCGGCATTGCGCTGGTGCCGGAAGATCGCGCACGGCAGGGGTTCGTCGCCTTCCATTCAGTGGAAAGCAACATCGACCTGCCCAACCTTGATCGCCTTTCGACTAAGACATGGGTCGATCGCACCAAGTCGGCGGCACTGGCCGAAAGCTCGATCCAGCGCCTGCGCATCAAGACCGACTCGCGCAAGGCGACCATCAGGACACTGTCGGGCGGGAATGCGCAGAAGGTGGTCATCGCCAAATGGCTGGCGACCGAACCGGAGGTGCTGATCCTCGACGAACCAACCGCCGGCATCGACATCGGTTCGAAATCGGAGATCGTGACACTCATCCGCAACCTCGCCAAATCCGGCAAGGCAATCCTGGTGCTGTCGTCGGAGCTGCAGGAACTGCTCGCCGCTTGCGATCGCATCCTAGTGATGTCGGAAGGCCGCATCGTGCGCGACATCGCCCGTCACGACCTCGATGACGCCACCAAGGCGGACTCGATCGACAGCCTTCAGCACGCCGAACAGAAACTCAACAAATTCATGCAGGAAGCCCGCGGAGGAACCATCCAATGACCGACACGGCCGCATCAGCCAGCAAATTCTCGGCACTGGCCAACTGGCGTGAATACATCATCTATATCGGTTTCCTGGTGATCTTCCTCGTCTTTGCCGCGACGCTGGGCGACAGGGGCTTTCTCGACCCCAACAACCTGTTGAACATTATCCGTCAGACCGCGATCATCGCCGTGGTCTCGGTGACTATGACCTTTGTGCTCAGCACTGGCGAGATCGACCTTTCGGTCGGTGCTGTTGCGGGCCTCGCGTCCGTCGCCACGGCAATGGGCATCGACCAGTTCGGCATCGCCGGCGGCATCCTTTACGGCTTGGGCACCGGCGTTGTCGTCGGCGCCGTCAATGGCTGGCTGACCACCGGCATCGGCATTCCTTCGTTCCTCACCACCCTTGCCATGATGGGCATCGCACGCGGCGTCGCCATGTGGATCAGCGGCACCGCGGCGATCCCCATCCTTAGCAAGCCCTACGCGGCAATCTTCGGCGCCGGTAACCTCGGCCCGATACCTAGCCTGCTGATCTGGGTGGCAATCATCGGCATCGCCGGCCACATCGTGCTTCGCCGCACCACGTTCGGACGACGCGTGCTGGCCACCGGCGGCAACGAGACATCGGCACGCTACTCCGGGGTCAACACCGCCTCTATAAAATTCCGCGTGCTGATGCTGTCGTCCGTGGCGGCCGCCTTGGCCGGCATGCTCTATGCGGGCCGTCTCCATTCCGGCCGCTTCCAGTTCGGCGAAGGCGACGAGCTTTCGGTGATCGCCGCAGCCGTGCTTGGCGGCACCAGCCTGTTCGGTGGTGCCGGCACAGTGGTCGGCTCTATCATGGGCGCGCTGATGATCGGTCTGATCAACAACGGCCTCGTGCTGATGGGACTGGAATTCAGCCAGCAGCTGATCGCTCGCGGCGCCATCATCATCATTGCAGTCGCCATCAGCCAAACGCGCAAGCGTTAGAGGGACCGCAGGAGACCACAGGCTGGGCGTTGCCAGGCATCAGGCTTGTGGTGCGCAGGCCCGACGCGTCGACCCGAAAAGATAGTTGCAGCAAGGGACATGCCATGTCTGACACCTTCTTCAATCCGCATCAGCGCGCCACCGTGGAGGCCGCGATGGCCCGCATCATTCCAACCGACGATACGCCGGGCGCACGCGAAGCCGGCTGCGTGGACTTCCTCGACCGCTATCTCTCCGGTATCGGCTACATCTTCGCCAAGCCCGACGGCTCCGGCTTCGAAGTTCTCGAAGGCGCATCGGCCAAGGCCTGGATGCAGCGCATCGAAATCATGCGCGAACGCTATGTCGCCGGACTGCTCGACCTCGACGCCAGCGCCCACGAGAGATTTTCGGCCGACTTCGTCGCGCTGGCGCCACAGCAGCAGGATGATATCCTCCACGAGTTGGAGCAGGCCGGCACGGGTGCGCCGACGACGCTCGCCGTCAACGACGCGCTCGCCGGTCCGGTTTCGCCCCAACCCGCGCTGCAGCAGACCTCAACGGAGGTCGATCTCGATTTCCTGCCGTTGCTGGTCACCCACACCCGCCAGGGCTTTTATGCCGACCCCGTCTATGGCGGTAACAGGGACCGGATCGGCTGGGAGGTGATCGGTTTTCCCGGCCCCGCCTCGCTGAAGGATGTCCACACCGGCCGCTACACCACGCTGCAGTATTTCGCCGAAGGCGAAGCGGACAAGGTCAGGGAGTTCCACGATGGCCTATAAGATCAAACCCGCGAGAACCGACGTCGTGATCATTGGCGCCGGCGCGTCCGGCGCCGCCGCCGCAAAGGTGCTTTGCGAAGCCGGCATCAAGGTCGTGGCGCTCGAAAAGGGGCCGTGGCGGAAGAAGGAGAGCTTTGGCGGTGACGAGCTCGCCAACATCAATCGCTACAATCTGTGGCCGGACCCGATCCTCAATCCGCGCACATGGCGCGAGACCGCCTCAGACGACGCGCGTTCCGAAATGTTCTGCCCGGTGCCGCAGATGGTTGGCGGCGGCACCGTCCACTGGCAGGGCTGGTTGCCGCGCTTCACCGAGAACGATTTCCGCCTGCGCACCGTGGCCGGCGACCTGCCGGGCACCAGCCTTGCCGACTGGCCGATCACCTACGACGAGCTCGAGCCTTACTATCTCAAGGTTGAATGGGCATTTGGCGTGTCCGGCCAGCCCGGCGCCAACAAATTCGAGTCGCACCGCTCGGGCGGCTATCCGTGTCCGCCAATGCCGATGTCGCGCTATGCACA includes:
- a CDS encoding sugar ABC transporter ATP-binding protein codes for the protein MRNVSMRFGGVRALDDVHLEVSPGEVHALLGENGAGKSTILKILRGVQPPTSGTVEIGGVPLATFTAEAARNAGVAMAFQEMSLIPTLTVAQNVFLNREIRTSAGLIDDRAAVAESRKLFARMGVEIDPSAKVSDIPAGHRQLTEIVKATSQPCKVLVLDEPTTALSQNEVERLFDYVRQLRGQGVAIVYVSHRMDEIFRIADRATILRDGKHIITAPMSDFTLESMIAHIIGRRSRGFSDVVRETATIGEVLLETRGLSGSGKPIGIDLTLRRGEVVGVAGLLGSGRSSLARVLAGVQPMTSGEIRIKGKVVSIARPRDAIDAGIALVPEDRARQGFVAFHSVESNIDLPNLDRLSTKTWVDRTKSAALAESSIQRLRIKTDSRKATIRTLSGGNAQKVVIAKWLATEPEVLILDEPTAGIDIGSKSEIVTLIRNLAKSGKAILVLSSELQELLAACDRILVMSEGRIVRDIARHDLDDATKADSIDSLQHAEQKLNKFMQEARGGTIQ
- a CDS encoding ABC transporter permease; this encodes MTDTAASASKFSALANWREYIIYIGFLVIFLVFAATLGDRGFLDPNNLLNIIRQTAIIAVVSVTMTFVLSTGEIDLSVGAVAGLASVATAMGIDQFGIAGGILYGLGTGVVVGAVNGWLTTGIGIPSFLTTLAMMGIARGVAMWISGTAAIPILSKPYAAIFGAGNLGPIPSLLIWVAIIGIAGHIVLRRTTFGRRVLATGGNETSARYSGVNTASIKFRVLMLSSVAAALAGMLYAGRLHSGRFQFGEGDELSVIAAAVLGGTSLFGGAGTVVGSIMGALMIGLINNGLVLMGLEFSQQLIARGAIIIIAVAISQTRKR
- a CDS encoding gluconate 2-dehydrogenase subunit 3 family protein; its protein translation is MSDTFFNPHQRATVEAAMARIIPTDDTPGAREAGCVDFLDRYLSGIGYIFAKPDGSGFEVLEGASAKAWMQRIEIMRERYVAGLLDLDASAHERFSADFVALAPQQQDDILHELEQAGTGAPTTLAVNDALAGPVSPQPALQQTSTEVDLDFLPLLVTHTRQGFYADPVYGGNRDRIGWEVIGFPGPASLKDVHTGRYTTLQYFAEGEADKVREFHDGL